The proteins below come from a single Mya arenaria isolate MELC-2E11 chromosome 8, ASM2691426v1 genomic window:
- the LOC128243951 gene encoding uncharacterized protein LOC128243951, with product MESRLLIYYFTLGGLVGLTGQDLRQLNDDRRLKMPEYRERTLDRKLPSSTKRDDSHFGLSTNLLPFEINTNDIALIKPKSYVDGKKRNVIKRNAMVFKNLAVNKKCKMKVDQRTVSTFIYRVWRFESRYVFMGLRPENGSGIKIRSSPDVINGNIWTWTFWDKNEAQEFLRWPIEFGIWSMGILYHSVLRQPQVLPVVLKRVSGDCSHLTVGNVKDDLAISRALNAITLGLMRNNSDGEKYGPSYYCYSRKRNVPAYMQIICENIVCPFEGIEKECCVYRFNRTNMKRNVICPEFKYIYDTISWNVPILLAIILFIYFPMLLLFVAHKFFDSVRSTYVRLNRTEQGFTESDDSYHEQGLNGHNHTVEIYLLEGYKHVSFFQTLFMPLASLKRVTVTLQKRFLFLVVGRLTRVVFPFITLSIIGIQAYVDYSNLKNFIKTSVKLGVPYGLRSIITGYEMSRTNFLPFLGGPFVALACYVVVTTVLLMIPKSLPEFLAKGLGPKLNGQCANANNTELHPMSEIAVILFLMWVAIDLLTKTNKFKDLHTIMHVGTAIIVCAMPQILKRMCHQRESKLLRREFRKKLAATILSHLGYFVYNEETSGDNIRDYVCTSQTYETTSVPLRHTKLRLHLSDIRDYVCISQTYETTSTPRRHTRLRLYLSDIRDYSTPRRHTRLRLYLSDIRDYSTPLRHTRLCLYLSDIRDYVCTSQTYETTSTPLRHTRLRLNLSDIRDYVYTSQKYETTSTLLIHTILRLHLSDIRDYVFTSQTYETTSAPLRHTRLRLYLSDIRDYACTSQTYETTSTPLRHTRLRLHFSDIRDYVYTSQTYETTSTPLRHTRLRLHFSDIRDYVYTSQTYETTSIPLRHTRLRLHLSDIRDYIY from the exons ATGGAATCAAGGCTTTTAATTTACTATTTCACTCTCGGTGGATTGGTGGGATTGACGGGACAAGATCTACGGCAGTTAAATGATGACAGACGACTTAAAATGCCAGAATATCGGGAAAGAACATTAGATCGCAAACTGCCATCTTCGACGAAACGAGATGACTCACATTTTGGCTTGTCAACGAACTTGCTGCCATtcgaaataaacacaaatgacatTGCGCTTATTAAACCAAAAAGTTACGTCGATGGAAAAAAACGAAATGTAATTAAACGGAATGCAATGGTGTTTAAGAACCTGGCGGTCAACAAGAAATGCAAAATGAAAGTCGATCAACGTACTGTTAGTACATTTATTTATCGTGTATGGAGGTTCGAATCCAGATACGTGTTCATGGGACTACGACCGGAGAACGGTTCTGGGATTAAAATAAGAAGCAGCCCGGATGTGATAAACGGGAATATCTGGACCTGGACTTTCTGGGATAAGAACGAAGCCCAGGAGTTTCTGAGATGGCCCATCGAGTTTGGAATATGGTCAATGGGTATACTGTATCATTCCGTTCTACGACAGCCTCAAGTGCTACCGGTGGTTTTAAAACGAGTCAGTGGTGATTGCTCTCACCTGACGGTTGGAAATGTAAAAGATGACCTGGCGATTAGTAGGGCGCTTAATGCGATCACTCTTGGGCTGATGAGAAATAATTCGGATGGGGAAAAGTACGGACCAAGCTACTATTGTTACTCAAGAAAACGAAACGTTCCAGCGTACATGCAAATAATATGTGAGAACATTGTTTGTCCGTTTGAAGGTATAGAGAAAGAGTGTTGTGTTTACAGATTTAACAGAACAAATATGAAACGTAATGTTATTTGTCcagaatttaaatacatttatgacaCTATTTCGTGGAATGTGCCCATTTTGTTAgccattattttattcatctaCTTTCCAATGCTTCTGTTGTTTGTTGCGCACAAATTTTTTGACAGTGTTCGCTCAACCTATGTTAGACTAAACCGCACAGAACAAGGTTTCACAGAATCAGACGACAGCTACCATGAACAAGGACTGAACGGACACAATCACACTGTCGAGATCTATTTACTGGAGGGATATAAACATGTCAGTTTTTTCCAAACACTTTTTATGCCCCTTGCTTCTCTAAAGAGAGTCACTGTTACGTTACAAAAACGTTTCCTATTTTTGGTTGTTGGCAGATTAACAAGAGTGGTTTTTCCCTTCATAACCCTTAGTATAATTGGTATTCAGGCATACGTTGATTACTCAAACTTGAAAAACTTCATTAAGACGAGCGTGAAATTGGGTGTACCATATGGGCTGCGGTCAATAATCACGGGCTACGAAATGAGTAGAACCAACTTTCTACCCTTTCTTGGTGGTCCCTTTGTAGCCCTGGCTTGCTATGTTGTAGTCACCACAGTCCTGCTTATGATACCAAAGTCTTTACCAGAGTTTCTTGCCAAAGGTCTGGGACCAAAACTAAATGGCCAATGCGCTAATGCCAATAACACAGAACTTCATCCAATGAGTGAAA TTGCGGTCATTCTCTTCCTGATGTGGGTGGCGATTGATTTATTGACAAAGACGAACAAATTCAAGGACTTACACACGATCATGCACGTAGGCACAGCCATCATTGTGTGCGCCATGCCGCAAATATTGAAACGTATGTGCCATCAAAGGGAGAGCAAGTTGCTGCGGAGAGAGTTCAGGAAAAAACTTGCTGCCACCATTCTGTCACATCTcggatattttgtttacaatgaaGAAACATCGGGCGACA ACATACGAGACTACGTCTGTACCTCTCAGACATACGAGACTACGTCTGTACCTCTCAGACATACGAAACTACGTCTACACCTCTCAGACATACGAGACTACGTCTGTATCTCTCAGACATACGAGACTACGTCTACACCTCGCAGACATACGAGACTACGTCTGTACCTCTCAGACATACGAGACTACTCTACACCTCGCAGACATACGAGACTACGTCTGTACCTCTCAGACATACGAGACTACTCTACACCTCTCAGACATACGAGACTATGTCTGTACCTCTCAGACATACGAGACTATGTCTGTACCTCTCAGACATACGAGACTACGTCTACACCTCTCAGACATACGAGACTACGTCTAAACCTCTCAGACATACGAGACTACGTCTACACCTCTCAGAAATACGAGACTACGTCTACACTTCTCATACATACGATACTACGTCTACACCTCTCAGACATACGAGACTACGTCTTCACTTCTCAGACATACGAGACTACGTCTGCACCTCTCAGACATACGAGACTACGCCTGTACCTCTCAGACATACGAGACTACGCCTGTACCTCTCAGACATACGAGACTACGTCTACACCTCTCAGACATACGAGACTACGTCTACACTTCTCAGACATACGAGACTACGTCTACACCTCTCAGACATACGAGACTACGTCTACACCTCTCAGACATACGAGACTACGTCTACACTTCTCAGACATACGAGACTACGTCTACACCTCTCAGACATACGAGACTACGTCTATACCTCTCAGACATACGAGACTACGTCTACACCTCTCAGACATACGAGACTATATTTACTAG